From Danaus plexippus chromosome 11, MEX_DaPlex, whole genome shotgun sequence, the proteins below share one genomic window:
- the LOC116766033 gene encoding uncharacterized protein LOC116766033 produces the protein MAKVIILVSIFVTCAVAKDSKSEPSSLRAMKNQEYLGSGSDRGKIDEDKEIEFTEAENRIIQDVYSPDYYEPHIILDYRYLKTGGRGYARSDGGQVLILPRRNHMPSPNNNYDTLLEYLRLKHLKEISKPYHPNSRINKNYREILIEDRNYDMNKYMENPHRYNRKMSRHDAEENFKSDAELGSFLLKREH, from the exons ATGGCtaag GTAATAATATTGGTATCAATTTTTGTGACTTGCGCTGTAGCGAAGGATTCTAAAAGCGAACCATCGTCTTTACGAGCTATGAAAAACCAAGAGTATTTGGGATCTGGATCGGATCGTGGCAAAATCGATGAA GACAAGGAAATTGAATTCACTGAAGCAGAAAATAG aataatacaAGATGTATACAGCCCTGACTATTACGAGCCGCATATTATATTGGACTACAGATATCTGAAGACGGGCGGGAGAGGTTACGCTCGCAGTGACGGAGGGCAAGTTTTAATACTACCTAGAAGAAATCACATGCCGTCCCCTAATAACAACTATGATACACTCCTAGAATATCTCCgcttaaaacatttgaaagaaataagtaaGCCTTACCATCCGAATtcgagaataaataaaaattacagagaaattttaattgaagatAGAAACTATgacatgaataaatatatggaaaatCCCCATCGTTATAACAGAAAAATGAGTCGACATGACGCAGAGGAAAATTTCAAATCAGACGCCGAGTTGGGCTCGTTCCTGTTAAAGCgcgaacattaa
- the LOC116766019 gene encoding GATA zinc finger domain-containing protein 14-like codes for MNTDTSINAQIVNQYNWSRKVESEKVTSLCIYRPDSTLSVKLASGIIVLVMGVAACVQAAEDAVSEQRVVLHLRKNTAIHTSSEGKEKNHMDKEESYPSYEFFYKVKDPHTRDIKGQHEERDGDKVKGNYWLIEPTGRKRTVKYHSDDHIGFNANVDFSENGYPLHQKDQNEKEEHNEKNNHQENYVQNYEVTEIIEKEEMINLEKNEGNENNNEQEKNEPKMNEQKNINNEENELKNQEENIVKEGNNSAEKNKEETNNENKVQVADAGDNNEALNEKAPQESDEHCKCNERHKKDHGSQINNKRRDANSDREMRTRSKRRNNDRGVNSKKINNLETLKTIESDQKNYGRSRANIVKKNIESENLNDAEKKFESSDYGKRTHEVENSTVKESDPVDQNENEDKYQHRILIHHPKNVKALAKRN; via the exons ATGAATACGGACACGTCTATTAACGCTCAAATCGTGAACCAATATAATTGGTCAAGGAAAGTAGAGAGTGAAAAAGTAACATCCCTGTGTATATATAGACCTGATAGCACACTATCAGTTAAGTTGGCATCAGGTATC attgTGTTGGTGATGGGCGTGGCTGCCTGCGTGCAAGCTGCAGAAGATGCTGTGTCTGAACAAAGAGTTGTTTTGCATCTTCGGAAGAATACAGCCATCCATACAAGCTCTGAAGGCAAAGAGAAAAATCATATGGATAAA gaAGAATCGTATCCATCTTATGAATTTTTCTACAAAGTGAAGGATCCGCATACTCGTGATATAAAGGGTCAACATGAAGAACGAGATGGTGACAAGGTTAAGGGTAACTATTGGCTCATTGAACCCACTGGCCGCAAAAGGACTGTCAAATACCATTCTGACGATCATATTGg ttttaatgCCAATGTAGATTTTTCTGAAAATGGATATCCATTGCATCAAAAAGACCAGAACGAAAAAGAAGAACACAATGA AAAGAATAATCACCAAGAAAACTATGTGCAAAATTATGAGGTAACCGAGATTATTGAAAAAGaagaaatgataaatttagaaaaaaatgaagggaatgaaaacaataatgaacAAGAAAAGAATGAGCCAAAAatgaatgaacaaaaaaatattaacaacgaagaaaatgaattaaaaaatcaagaggaaaatattgttaaagaaGGTAACAATTCAGCggaaaaaaacaaagaagaaactaacaatgaaaataaagtgcAAGTAGCTGATGCAGGTGATAATAACGAAGCCTTAAATGAAAAAGCTCCGCAAGAATCAGATGAAcattgtaaatgtaatgaacGCCACAAAAAGGATCATGGcagtcaaataaataataaaagaaggGACGCTAACAGTGATAGGGAGATGAGAACACGCAGTAAACGCAGAAACAATGACCGCGGCGTTAAcagtaagaaaataaataatttagaaacgCTTAAAACTATTGAATCCGATCAAAAGAATTATGGAAGATCGAGGGCAAacattgtaaagaaaaatatagaaagtGAAAACTTAAACGATGCGGAAAAGAAATTTGAAAGCTCCGATTATGGCAAACGAACACATGAAGTGGAAAACAGTACTGTAAAAGAATCTGACCCTGTCgatcaaaatgaaaatgaagacAAGTATCAGCATCGTATCCTCATTCATCATCCAAAAAATGTGAAAGCGTTGGCAAAGAGAAATtag
- the LOC116766018 gene encoding cuticle protein 21-like produces MYKLLVLCSLMSASYAIYPHHHHLAVSHQQVIKHDGPHHPIPIHHHVPHHHVGVIHNLHIPVPIHHVPHHQIHHDHYAFPEYKFAYSVHDHHTGDVKSQHEFRHGDVVQGGYELIEPDGRQRKVEYKADDHSGFNAIVHHSSPHHHVHLQHHI; encoded by the exons ATGTATAAG ttattaGTTTTGTGTTCATTAATGTCGGCCAGTTACGCGATATATCCACATCATCATCACCTGGCTGTTTCCCATCAGCAGGTGATCAAGCACGACGGACCACACCATCCGATACCAATTCATCATCACGTGCCACACCACCACGTTGGAGTCATTCACAATCTTCACATACCCGTGCCCATTCATCACGTGCCTCACCATCAAATACACCACGATCATTAT GCATTCCCGGAGTACAAGTTTGCGTACTCAGTTCATGACCATCATACTGGTGATGTGAAATCACAGCATGAGTTCCGTCATGGAGACGTGGTGCAGGGCGGATATGAGCTCATCGAACCCGACGGCCGCCAGAGAAAAGTTGAATACAAAGCTGACGATCATTCCGG GTTTAATGCCATAGTCCATCATTCCTCTCCACATCATCACGTTCATCTCCAGCACCATATTTGA
- the LOC116766032 gene encoding cuticle protein 7-like yields the protein MFSKIVALSAVLAAANAGFLNLHHAPAVSSQSIIRHDSPVHYAAPLVHAAPVVHAAPIVHAAPIVHAAPVHVAHEYSHPKYDYSYSVADPHTGDHKSQHESRDGGAVHGSYSLVEPDGSVRKVEYTADDHHGFNAVVHKTAGHHPAPVVHAPVVHAAPVHVIAPLAHGHHGHY from the exons ATGTTCTCTAAA attgtaGCCCTTAGCGCTGTGCTGGCCGCTGCCAACGCCGGTTTCTTGAATCTGCACCATGCGCCCGCTGTTTCATCCCAAAGCATCATCCGCCACGACAGCCCAGTCCACTACGCTGCCCCGTTGGTTCATGCTGCACCAGTAGTACATGCCGCCCCCATTGTCCACGCTGCTCCCATCGTCCATGCTGCACCAGTCCATGTGGCTCATGAATAC TCTCACCCTAAATACGACTACTCGTATTCCGTCGCCGATCCCCACACCGGTGACCACAAGTCCCAGCATGAGAGCCGCGACGGTGGTGCTGTACATGGAAGCTACTCCCTGGTCGAGCCTGACGGTTCCGTACGCAAAGTAGAATACACCGCTGACGACCACCACGG tttcaACGCCGTTGTCCACAAGACCGCTGGACACCACCCAGCCCCTGTCGTCCACGCCCCTGTCGTACACGCTGCCCCTGTCCACGTCATCGCCCCCCTGGCGCACGGACATCATGGCCACTACTAA
- the LOC116766024 gene encoding uncharacterized protein LOC116766024 isoform X1, which yields MSDNITILKKMFSKIVIVCASLALVHGGNLGLGHGSYPISPYNGVAPIGSLAYENAQANVGWNPSGLHQVARLGYESVAHAGSLAYPSPIGSISQLGHAALSAHSGLLNHASPLAHAGHSNYNSPLAYSGSVGHVPHAGPLAHSAPLNHGPIVHATSTNNIVSLSHSSPLGYGGYAGHYGHSNNYNSHPKYQYSYSVADPHTGDHKSQHEVRDGDVVKGGYSLLQPDGSFRKVSYSADDHNGFNAVVHNSGPSHHVYSAQYHHY from the exons ATGTCAGACAACATTACAATTCTCAAAAAAATGTTCTCTAAG attgTCATCGTTTGTGCTTCATTAGCATTAGTTCATGGAGGAAACTTGGGCTTAGGTCATGGAAGCTATCCTATATCGCCATATAACGGAGTGGCACCAATAGGATCGTTGGCATATGAAAATGCCCAAGCTAATGTGGGCTGGAATCCTTCTGGTCTACACCAAGTCGCGCGTTTAGGATATGAGAGTGTAGCACATGCTGGTTCATTGGCTTATCCCAGCCCCATAGGCAGTATTAGTCAATTGGGTCATGCTGCACTATCAGCTCATTCTGGCCTCTTAAACCATGCCAGCCCCTTAGCACACGCTGGTCACTCGAACTACAATAGTCCCTTAGCTTATAGCGGTTCCGTAGGTCATGTTCCTCATGCTGGACCCCTAGCTCATTCTGCCCCTTTAAATCATGGCCCTATTGTTCATGCCACTTcaactaataatattgtatcatTATCTCACTCATCTCCTTTGGGTTACGGCGGTTACGCAGGCCACTATGGTCATAGCAATAACTACAAC TCACACCCAAAATACCAGTACTCCTATTCTGTTGCGGATCCCCATACAGGAGACCACAAATCTCAGCATGAGGTTCGTGATGGTGACGTAGTCAAGGGTGGATACTCCCTCCTCCAACCTGACGGATCCTTCAGGAAAGTTTCCTACTCTGCTGATGACCATAATGG ctTCAACGCCGTAGTTCACAACTCCGGACCAAGCCATCACGTTTACTCCGCTCAATATCATcattattga
- the LOC116766024 gene encoding uncharacterized protein LOC116766024 isoform X2, translating to MSDNITILKKMFSKIVIVCASLALVHGGNLGLGHGSYPISPYNGVAPIGSLAYENAQANVGWNPSGLHQVARLGYESVAHAGSLAYPSPIGSISQLGHAALSAHSGLLNHASPLAHAGHSNYNSPLAYSGSVGHVPHAGPLAHSAPLNHGPIVHATSTNNIVSLSHSSPLGYGGYAGHYGHSNNYNSHPKYQYSYSVADPHTGDHKSQHEVRDGDVVKGGYSLLQPDGSFRKVSYSADDHNGFNAVVHNSGPSHHVYSAQYHH from the exons ATGTCAGACAACATTACAATTCTCAAAAAAATGTTCTCTAAG attgTCATCGTTTGTGCTTCATTAGCATTAGTTCATGGAGGAAACTTGGGCTTAGGTCATGGAAGCTATCCTATATCGCCATATAACGGAGTGGCACCAATAGGATCGTTGGCATATGAAAATGCCCAAGCTAATGTGGGCTGGAATCCTTCTGGTCTACACCAAGTCGCGCGTTTAGGATATGAGAGTGTAGCACATGCTGGTTCATTGGCTTATCCCAGCCCCATAGGCAGTATTAGTCAATTGGGTCATGCTGCACTATCAGCTCATTCTGGCCTCTTAAACCATGCCAGCCCCTTAGCACACGCTGGTCACTCGAACTACAATAGTCCCTTAGCTTATAGCGGTTCCGTAGGTCATGTTCCTCATGCTGGACCCCTAGCTCATTCTGCCCCTTTAAATCATGGCCCTATTGTTCATGCCACTTcaactaataatattgtatcatTATCTCACTCATCTCCTTTGGGTTACGGCGGTTACGCAGGCCACTATGGTCATAGCAATAACTACAAC TCACACCCAAAATACCAGTACTCCTATTCTGTTGCGGATCCCCATACAGGAGACCACAAATCTCAGCATGAGGTTCGTGATGGTGACGTAGTCAAGGGTGGATACTCCCTCCTCCAACCTGACGGATCCTTCAGGAAAGTTTCCTACTCTGCTGATGACCATAATGG ctTCAACGCCGTAGTTCACAACTCCGGACCAAGCCATCACGTTTACTCCGCTCAATATCATcatta
- the LOC133319070 gene encoding cuticle protein 7-like, producing MFSKIAAFGAMLAAANAGVYPGHGSAVSSQSIVHHGAVHHAAPAVAYAAYAPVAYGHYAAPSAHYDGHDEYAHPKYDFSYSVADPHTGDHKSQHESRDGDAVHGYYSLVQPDGSVRKVEYSADAHNGFNAVVHNSAPSVHPQHAYSHYY from the exons ATGTTCAGCAAA ATCGCAGCTTTCGGTGCCATGTTGGCCGCAGCTAACGCTGGTGTTTACCCCGGACACGGCAGCGCCGTCTCTTCCCAAAGTATAGTCCACCACGGTGCTGTTCATCATGCTGCTCCCGCTGTTGCATACGCTGCATATGCTCCCGTAGCATACGGACATTACGCCGCCCCATCAGCCCACTACGACGGTCATGATGAATAT GCTCACCCCAAATACGACTTCTCATACTCAGTAGCAGACCCTCACACCGGTGACCACAAGTCACAGCACGAGAGTCGCGACGGTGACGCCGTCCATGGCTACTACTCCCTGGTACAGCCTGACGGCTCCGTACGTAAAGTGGAATACTCTGCTGATGCACACAATGG TTTCAATGCGGTCGTTCACAACTCTGCTCCATCAGTCCACCCTCAACACGCCTACAGCCACTACTACTGA
- the LOC116766037 gene encoding cuticle protein 7-like, whose product MFSKIAAFGAMLAAANAGVYPGHGSAVSSQSIVHHGAVHHAAPAVAYAAYAPVAYGHYGAPSAHYDGHDEYAHPKYDFSYSVADPHTGDHKSQHESRDGDAVHGYYSLVQPDGSVRKVEYSADAHNGFNAVVHNSAPSVHPQHAYSHYY is encoded by the exons ATGTTCAGCAAA ATCGCAGCTTTCGGTGCCATGTTGGCCGCAGCTAACGCTGGTGTTTACCCCGGACACGGCAGCGCCGTCTcttcccaaagtattgtccaCCACGGTGCTGTTCATCACGCTGCTCCCGCTGTTGCATACGCTGCATATGCTCCCGTAGCATACGGACATTACGGCGCCCCATCAGCCCACTACGACGGTCATGATGAATAT GCTCACCCCAAATACGACTTCTCATACTCAGTAGCAGACCCTCACACCGGTGATCACAAGTCACAGCACGAGAGTCGCGACGGTGACGCCGTCCATGGCTACTACTCCCTGGTACAGCCTGACGGCTCCGTACGTAAAGTGGAATACTCTGCCGATGCACACAATGG TTTCAATGCGGTCGTTCACAACTCTGCTCCATCAGTCCACCCTCAACACGCATACAGCCACTACTACTGA
- the LOC116766035 gene encoding cuticle protein 7-like produces the protein MFSKIAAFGAMLAAANAGVYPGHGSAVSSQSIVHHGAVHHAAPAVAYAAYAPVAYGHYAAPSAHYDGHDEYAHPKYDFSYSVADPHTGDHKSQHESRDGDAVHGYYSLVQPDGSVRKVEYSADAHNGFNAVVHNSAPSVHPQHAYSHYY, from the exons ATGTTCAGCAAA ATCGCAGCTTTCGGTGCCATGTTGGCCGCAGCTAACGCTGGTGTTTACCCCGGACACGGCAGCGCCGTCTCTTCCCAAAGTATTGTTCACCACGGTGCTGTTCATCATGCTGCTCCCGCTGTTGCATACGCTGCATATGCTCCCGTAGCATACGGACATTACGCCGCCCCATCAGCCCACTACGACGGTCATGATGAATAT gCTCACCCCAAATACGACTTCTCATACTCAGTAGCAGACCCTCACACCGGTGATCACAAGTCACAGCACGAGAGTCGCGACGGTGACGCCGTCCATGGATACTACTCCCTGGTACAGCCTGACGGCTCCGTACGTAAAGTGGAATACTCTGCTGATGCACACAATGG TTTCAATGCGGTCGTTCACAACTCAGCTCCATCAGTCCACCCTCAACACGCCTACAGCCACTACTACTGA
- the LOC116766038 gene encoding cuticle protein 7-like: MFSKIAAFGAMLAAANAGVYPGHGSAVSSQSIVHHGAVHHAAPAVAYAAYAPVAYGHYAAPSAHYDGHDEYAHPKYDFSYSVADPHTGDHKSQHESRDGDAVHGYYSLVQPDGSVRKVEYSADDHNGFNAVVHNSATSVHPQHAYSHYY; encoded by the exons ATGTTCAGCAAA atcGCAGCTTTTGGTGCCATGTTGGCCGCAGCTAACGCTGGTGTTTACCCCGGACACGGCAGCGCCGTCTcttcccaaagtattgtccaCCACGGTGCTGTTCATCACGCTGCTCCCGCTGTTGCATACGCTGCATATGCTCCCGTAGCATACGGACATTACGCCGCCCCATCAGCCCACTACGACGGTCATGATGAATAT GCTCACCCCAAATACGACTTCTCATACTCAGTAGCAGACCCTCACACCGGTGACCACAAGTCACAGCATGAGAGCCGCGACGGTGACGCCGTCCATGGCTACTACTCCCTGGTACAGCCTGACGGCTCCGTACGTAAAGTGGAATACTCTGCTGACGACCACAATGG TTTCAATGCGGTCGTTCACAACTCTGCTACATCAGTCCACCCTCAACACGCCTACAGCCACTACTACTGA